The Bombus pascuorum chromosome 11, iyBomPasc1.1, whole genome shotgun sequence genome includes the window ATCGGCGGTGGCGGTCCTTTGGCGCTTTGGTGTCGACTATATACACTGGAAAgaattataagatattataGTCGATTATAAGATACCTCAATAAACgcttacgtttaaaataagtAGATAATACATACTATCTATATGTTTCAGAACGTATGTAATCCATAACATGAGAAATGCCAACTTGTAGTTGATCACCTATTGGTATAACCCATGGATTAAACTCCATTCTAAACACTGCTTTATTACTTACTAAATCCAGATTtcctaaattattaaatttagattatttttttattggatccatcctttttttaaagaagttaatattattttacatgaGTATACATACCTATTTCAGGAGGTAAAACCGTTAATCGATTCCCTTGAATGTGTAATTCCCTGAGTCGTGTTAATTCGCCGATTTCTTTTGGTAATTCTACTAAATCATTTTCCCTCAATACAAGCTGCAATAGAAACACAATTAAATGCTAGGAATAAATAAGAGGAACAAATCAGATTTTAATACAAGAACATGCTATTACTTAcgatttgtaaattttttaattgcccAATTTCAGGAGGTAGATATTCAAAATCATTATCAGCTAAATACAGTGCTCTTAAGGTTTCTGTAAAAAGAGGTATTCTTtgaatgtataattaaatataatcttaaaacattaaaatgttACTAACCcatcataaaaaaatttcctGGTAAATTCTTCTCGCTCAGATTATTATAAGTTAAATCTAAGACTTCTAATACTGGAAAAGCACCAAATCCACGTGGAAGCACATCTAATCTGTTCATCCTGTAaacgtatttaaataaaatgttgtaaattaacgataattcAAGTAAAGAACTTACCCTACATTAAGAATCCGTAGCTTTGGCATTTGTGACAATGAAATTGGAAGCTCAGTAATATGATTATTAAACAGATTCAATATCTCCAAATTGACTAGATTAGCAAGACCTGGTGGTACAGCTGTATAAAGGAAACAATATAAGTAAGAGATACAATTTGTCACAAAtaagtgtaaaaatatttgtaaatctaCCTTGAATTTTATTGTGACTCAAAGTCAACCTTGTAATATTAATCATATTAactgaaacataaaaaatatcttagaCTACAATCATAAACAATTAAAGCTTAAATAAATGTGTTCCAAATTGCCAAATGAACtaatatcattaaattattattaatttaattaaaattattattaaattaataatatgatCAACAATATCGACAACCATTGAGTGgatattcatattaatttagaaattaaaaagaaacatcacTTCTGTTAACAAAACAATCATTTCAAACATTTGAAGCTTAAAAATGTGTTtcaaaacgataaataaaatatagttaataaaataatatgaatatactCAATAATAATATCAGTAATGATACTGCAAACatttatgttaatttaaaaataaaagaatttgcaaagaaaaattatttttgttaacaaTGTTCCAGATTTTTAAAGTATTATCTTTCAAAGCCCTTGCCCGCGCATGCGTGGACACGCCCACAGCGTGGACAAGCAACAAATGGCCACCTCGGATTTCCATCCGCTCCAAAAACCAGTCAGGACAAGTTGCCTAATTTGGCGAACGGAACGAGACCCACGAAGATATGGTAGACTCACGCAATCCTGGCATCTCCTCGAACGTCGAGATACTCTTATCCGCGAGATCCAACTCCGGATTCTGGATCTCGCGGGCCTCATCGAGCACCTTCTTCGCTTTTGACATCTTCCCCGCTGGAATACACGACACTGGTGCCTGATTCATTGCGCGCGCAATTCTACACACACGTCAGTAAGCTTTAAATAAACATGCGCGCAACCTCTCGCAACTTGACACACGACACGACTCACTGACTTCATTTTATCAGAGATGAGTAGGGAGATCGCTGATGATGGGAGAAATTCAGTCAAAAGCATGCACCACGAATTACCGCCTCTAGCGGTCAAACGACAGAACTATATGAACATTTCTTTTACCAATGCTTCTGTTGGGAGGAATATGCAATCGCACAGCGGACGCAGAAGACGTGCATTCGTACCAAGGTGCACATAGCTGGCAGAAAACAGGCGCTTAGTGGCGATTCGAAAACGGGAGACGAAACATTGTACTGTAcatcgaataattataaatttttgatcgTCATTTGTGCTTCACTTGCATCGGTCACGTGGCGGAatcaaaatattgtaaatttatgtcTTTTTATGATTGTAagatacgtacgtacatatgttTTGAGACTTCAAAGTTGTTTGTCATATCCTggtaaatttcatattcttcAATGAATTATACACTGTATATTTACTGcgatttaatttttcctttttactgcatttttaaaaaaattataaaattaagtttATATCGGAAACATAGTGAATTCTTATATTTCACAAtagtttattaaatacatattttaacagAACTATCCTACTATGGATTTTCATATACAATTCTTACCCAAGGAACGTTTCCACCCAAGTTACTGATCCATCTACAGATGGCGACACGAATTCAATCTTCTTTGAGGACGATTTCATCTCGTCTACACACCAACTTAATCCCATAAAACATTCTTACCTATCCGTGAAACCCATGAAACCTAACATCTTACCTACGTAAATGCAGAGAACGTAGATACGTTTTATGTCGTATAGAAGTGAGGCAATGCAATTCCCAGTAATTACCGACAGATCATAATCGAAACGATTAGCACGATTAGCGAGCAGTAACGAAGCATTAATCGGTGATATACATAATGCAGCGTCGTACGCGTGTGTAACTAATTAACGGAGATAAAAAGGCGGTTTATGTAATTGCGTCTCGTAATTACCGACCGGTATCGAGCGAATGATGCGATAACCTCATCGGCCGGTTTCAGCAATGTTAAGAATTTTTGCCCGGTCGAACTGCGGTTGAAATCGGAGCGGCTCGCATTCCAAGATGGGTTTCAGTGGAACAGCGATGTGCGTTCAGtgatattaatgataaataagaACAGCAGAAAATGAGTTTTACTCGCGGCTCTTAAAGGGAACGAGATCAAGGACCGAAGACACACACCTTCCGGCTGTTGATTGACACCGATTCATTTTCCTCATATGCCCATATCTGCATATTTTAAGCACACAAGGagactg containing:
- the LOC132912306 gene encoding ras suppressor protein 1 isoform X1 translates to MNQAPVSCIPAGKMSKAKKVLDEAREIQNPELDLADKSISTFEEMPGLLNMINITRLTLSHNKIQAVPPGLANLVNLEILNLFNNHITELPISLSQMPKLRILNVGMNRLDVLPRGFGAFPVLEVLDLTYNNLSEKNLPGNFFMMETLRALYLADNDFEYLPPEIGQLKNLQILVLRENDLVELPKEIGELTRLRELHIQGNRLTVLPPEIGNLDLVSNKAVFRMEFNPWVIPIGDQLQVGISHVMDYIRSETYRYVYSRHQSAKGPPPPIENDKSKKISRVR
- the LOC132912306 gene encoding ras suppressor protein 1 isoform X2; protein product: MEIRVNMINITRLTLSHNKIQAVPPGLANLVNLEILNLFNNHITELPISLSQMPKLRILNVGMNRLDVLPRGFGAFPVLEVLDLTYNNLSEKNLPGNFFMMETLRALYLADNDFEYLPPEIGQLKNLQILVLRENDLVELPKEIGELTRLRELHIQGNRLTVLPPEIGNLDLVSNKAVFRMEFNPWVIPIGDQLQVGISHVMDYIRSETYRYVYSRHQSAKGPPPPIENDKSKKISRVR